The following proteins come from a genomic window of Nostoc sp. ATCC 53789:
- the btpA gene encoding photosystem I biogenesis protein BtpA, producing MDLYQLFKTRSPIIGVVHLLPLPTSPRWGGSLKAVIDRAEQEAAALASGGVDGLIVENFFDAPFTKNQVDPVVVSAMTIVVQRIQNLVTLPIGLNVLRNDGKSAMAIASCVQAQFIRVNVLTGVMATDQGLIEGEAHHLLRYRRELGSDVKILADVLVKHARPLSSPNLTVAVKDTIERGLADGVILSGWATGSPPNLEDLELACDAAAGTPVFIGSGASWENIDTLMQAADGVIVSSSLKRHGRIEQPIDPIRVSQFVEAARRSWNSKGESKSAEQVKLHS from the coding sequence GTGGACTTATATCAATTATTTAAAACTCGCTCACCGATTATTGGCGTGGTTCACCTGCTACCACTGCCTACCTCACCCCGTTGGGGAGGTAGCCTAAAAGCGGTGATTGACCGAGCTGAACAAGAAGCTGCGGCCCTTGCAAGCGGAGGGGTTGACGGTCTGATTGTGGAGAATTTTTTCGACGCGCCCTTTACCAAAAACCAAGTCGATCCCGTGGTTGTGAGTGCCATGACCATTGTGGTGCAACGGATACAAAACTTGGTGACTTTGCCTATAGGCTTAAATGTTTTGCGAAACGACGGCAAAAGTGCAATGGCGATCGCTAGCTGTGTGCAAGCGCAATTCATCCGCGTCAACGTTCTCACGGGAGTAATGGCAACCGATCAGGGATTAATTGAAGGAGAAGCCCATCACCTACTCCGCTATCGACGGGAGTTAGGCAGCGATGTTAAAATTCTGGCCGATGTTTTGGTGAAGCACGCCCGTCCTTTGAGTTCTCCAAATCTCACAGTCGCTGTGAAAGACACCATTGAAAGGGGTTTAGCAGACGGGGTGATTTTGTCAGGCTGGGCTACTGGTAGCCCTCCTAACTTAGAAGATTTGGAACTAGCTTGTGATGCAGCAGCTGGCACGCCAGTGTTCATTGGTAGTGGGGCGAGTTGGGAAAATATTGATACATTGATGCAGGCAGCAGATGGTGTAATAGTTTCCAGTTCCCTGAAACGTCACGGACGTATTGAGCAACCAATTGATCCAATTCGCGTCAGTCAATTTGTCGAAGCCGCGCGTCGCAGTTGGAACTCCAAAGGTGAAAGCAAATCAGCAGAACAAGTAAAGTTACATTCTTAG